In Clostridium sp., one DNA window encodes the following:
- a CDS encoding EcsC family protein produces MISYEDKAFEELLAWQEKVRKEPGLANEFAKNIQNKMTGIIPEKVNDAITDSIKSMVKAVIYGSGYRAKAPLQRMDLKTREDLVRQKIKFYKKTAALSGAGTGGAGILLGLADFPILLGLKIKFLFDTAGIYGFNMKNYKERLYILYIFQIAFSSDKRRIAIYNIVSDWEKYSQSLPEDKDSFDWRTFQQEYRDYIDIAKMLQLVPGIGAVVGAYANYKLMDKLGDTAMNAYRLRIFKY; encoded by the coding sequence ATGATATCATATGAAGACAAAGCATTTGAGGAATTATTGGCTTGGCAGGAAAAAGTTAGAAAGGAACCTGGTCTGGCAAATGAATTTGCAAAAAATATTCAAAATAAAATGACAGGTATAATTCCGGAAAAAGTCAACGATGCAATCACTGATTCTATAAAAAGCATGGTAAAGGCAGTCATATATGGCAGCGGATATAGAGCAAAAGCTCCTCTTCAGAGGATGGATCTGAAAACCAGGGAAGATCTGGTTCGGCAAAAGATAAAATTCTACAAAAAGACCGCCGCTTTAAGCGGTGCCGGGACAGGTGGAGCTGGAATTCTGCTTGGATTGGCCGATTTTCCAATACTTTTGGGGTTGAAGATAAAATTTCTCTTTGATACGGCAGGTATTTATGGTTTCAACATGAAAAACTACAAAGAGCGTCTGTATATATTGTATATATTTCAAATAGCTTTCTCAAGTGACAAGAGAAGAATTGCGATTTATAATATTGTATCTGATTGGGAGAAGTATTCCCAATCACTTCCTGAGGATAAGGATAGTTTTGACTGGAGAACCTTTCAACAGGAATACAGGGACTATATCGATATTGCGAAAATGCTGCAGCTGGTACCTGGAATTGGAGCAGTGGTCGGCGCATATGCCAACTATAAGCTTATGGATAAACTCGGTGATACGGCTATGAATGCTTATAGACTTAGAATTTTTAAATACTAG
- a CDS encoding DUF362 domain-containing protein, which translates to MESCNSKKSKVVLLECAEYDEHKVYSAVKTGLDLLGGIEKFIEKDEKILLKPNLLKKALPEQAITTHPAVFNAIAEILREEGYNRIYYGDSPGNGNPIKISNYAGISKVAEKFGIEEADFTQGKKVDFTEGKVAKEFTISSGVLDSDCIINICKMKTHALERITGAVKNTFGCVYGFNKGLSHARYQNADRFAKMLCDLNKMLKPRLHIMDGIVAMEGNGPSSGTPVKMKVILMSSDPVALDSVFCRLINLDPASVPTNVNGEEWSVGNWRDDCIEILTPQGEKSMDEVVREYGRKDFDVYRGDIKKSAFHRIEWLMKLISQRPYVVEKKCIRCGICVKSCPVEGKAISLNKSNGRAPEYNYDKCIRCYCCQEMCPEKAIEIKTPLLRKILDKVVGL; encoded by the coding sequence ATGGAAAGTTGCAATTCTAAAAAAAGCAAGGTAGTATTGCTTGAATGTGCGGAATATGATGAACACAAAGTATACAGTGCCGTTAAAACCGGACTGGACCTTCTGGGAGGAATAGAAAAGTTTATAGAAAAGGATGAGAAAATTCTTTTAAAACCCAATCTTTTGAAAAAAGCACTGCCGGAACAGGCTATAACCACTCATCCTGCTGTATTTAATGCCATAGCAGAAATTTTAAGGGAAGAAGGGTACAATAGAATATATTATGGCGATTCACCTGGAAATGGCAATCCTATAAAAATATCCAATTATGCCGGAATTTCAAAAGTGGCAGAAAAATTTGGAATTGAAGAAGCTGATTTCACCCAGGGGAAAAAGGTTGATTTTACAGAGGGAAAGGTTGCAAAAGAATTTACAATAAGCAGTGGAGTCCTGGATTCCGACTGTATTATAAATATATGCAAAATGAAGACCCATGCGCTGGAACGTATTACCGGTGCTGTGAAGAATACATTCGGATGTGTATATGGCTTCAATAAGGGACTGAGTCATGCCAGATATCAAAATGCAGACCGGTTTGCAAAGATGCTCTGCGATCTGAACAAAATGCTGAAACCGCGGCTTCATATTATGGATGGAATTGTTGCTATGGAGGGAAATGGACCTTCATCAGGGACTCCTGTAAAGATGAAGGTTATTCTAATGTCCAGTGATCCTGTTGCTCTTGACAGTGTTTTCTGCAGACTTATCAATCTTGATCCTGCTTCAGTACCAACCAATGTAAATGGTGAAGAATGGAGTGTCGGCAATTGGAGGGACGATTGTATAGAAATTTTAACTCCTCAAGGAGAAAAATCAATGGATGAGGTCGTACGGGAGTACGGCAGGAAAGATTTTGACGTTTACAGAGGTGACATAAAAAAATCGGCCTTTCACAGAATAGAATGGCTTATGAAGCTTATAAGCCAGAGACCATATGTAGTTGAGAAAAAATGTATCCGCTGCGGCATATGTGTAAAAAGTTGCCCTGTTGAGGGAAAAGCCATAAGCTTGAACAAATCGAATGGAAGAGCTCCGGAATATAACTATGACAAATGTATTCGGTGTTACTGCTGTCAGGAAATGTGTCCTGAAAAGGCAATTGAAATAAAAACTCCATTATTGAGAAAAATTTTAGATAAAGTGGTGGGCTTATGA
- a CDS encoding polyamine ABC transporter substrate-binding protein: protein MKKKILVVLMCCIMIMGVFSGCKNSEAKKNGYADKIYLYNWSEYMTQDVLDGFEKEYGIQVVQSTYESNDEMMAKLTAGKKGEYDIAVPTNYYIRSMKEKGLLEPYDKNAITNLKNIDPSYKNLQYDPGNQYTVPYMGTVSLWVGNKKMLDKSGITIKKMSDLKNNALKNNIVLTDDPQDDVCIALTGMGKDPLTNDLNTIKSTADYWIDMKDYIKSISDVSDARTMLARGEIALANVYSGDALQAMEENKDLQIVMDDEKKSFSVDNFVLLKGSKHKKEAELFINYCLRPDVSAKLTEAYKYVCMNKAAVSHLPDSLAKNTACVLTDKMKKQLFYINDFNPESTSAMVDVMTKVKSSR from the coding sequence GTGAAAAAGAAAATTCTTGTTGTTTTAATGTGTTGTATCATGATTATGGGAGTTTTTTCAGGATGTAAAAATTCCGAAGCCAAAAAAAACGGATATGCGGACAAAATTTATCTGTATAATTGGTCTGAATATATGACACAGGATGTACTTGACGGCTTTGAAAAGGAATATGGAATTCAGGTTGTACAGTCAACATATGAATCAAATGATGAGATGATGGCCAAATTGACTGCAGGGAAAAAGGGAGAATATGATATTGCCGTTCCGACCAATTACTATATAAGATCGATGAAGGAAAAAGGACTTTTGGAGCCTTATGACAAAAATGCAATTACGAATCTGAAAAATATAGATCCTAGTTATAAAAATTTACAGTATGATCCTGGCAATCAGTATACAGTGCCATATATGGGAACTGTAAGTCTGTGGGTTGGGAATAAAAAAATGCTGGATAAATCAGGTATAACCATAAAAAAGATGAGTGACCTGAAAAATAATGCATTGAAGAACAATATTGTTTTGACAGATGATCCGCAGGATGATGTATGTATCGCATTGACTGGAATGGGTAAGGATCCACTGACAAATGACTTGAATACAATTAAATCCACAGCGGATTATTGGATTGATATGAAGGATTACATTAAATCAATTTCAGATGTAAGTGATGCCAGAACCATGCTTGCAAGAGGCGAAATTGCCCTGGCCAATGTATACAGTGGAGATGCACTTCAGGCCATGGAAGAGAACAAAGATCTTCAAATTGTAATGGATGATGAAAAAAAATCATTCTCTGTTGATAATTTTGTACTGCTTAAGGGAAGCAAGCATAAAAAGGAAGCAGAATTATTTATTAATTACTGTTTGAGACCGGATGTATCGGCAAAACTTACAGAAGCTTATAAATATGTGTGTATGAATAAAGCAGCAGTTTCACATTTGCCAGATAGTCTTGCGAAAAATACAGCCTGTGTATTAACGGATAAAATGAAAAAGCAGTTGTTTTATATTAATGATTTTAATCCGGAGTCTACTTCTGCAATGGTAGATGTTATGACAAAGGTAAAATCTTCAAGATAA
- a CDS encoding thiamine-binding protein, which produces MNASVAIQVLPNVEDENVIPIVDKVISYIKSRGVSMFVGPFETTIEGDYDELMDIVKKCQLICIEQGAPSVMSYVKINYNPKGVWSIEKKTKKHHIKTEKIKY; this is translated from the coding sequence ATGAATGCAAGCGTAGCAATTCAAGTATTACCAAATGTAGAGGATGAAAATGTTATTCCTATTGTGGACAAGGTTATTTCCTATATTAAATCCAGAGGTGTAAGCATGTTTGTAGGCCCTTTTGAGACAACTATTGAAGGTGACTATGATGAATTGATGGACATAGTAAAAAAATGTCAGCTTATATGCATAGAGCAGGGAGCCCCAAGTGTAATGTCCTATGTTAAAATAAATTACAATCCAAAAGGTGTATGGAGCATCGAAAAAAAGACAAAAAAACATCATATAAAAACAGAGAAAATAAAATACTAG
- a CDS encoding amidohydrolase: protein MEADLIVRGKIFTADKFLPFAEAFAVKDGKIIFVGKQNEVSRYFGHDTKVVDSREGIVIPGMTDGHAHVTSTADIVFGVNLHEVETAEEYLEKIGRFYQNNRNIDIIFGQGYQNGAFDEIGPTAAMLDKISDEIPIVMVSEDEHSFWINSKVMDMAGIDEETPEVDGGIIVRYPYTEKPTGWLKEMAGNLIQDIMPAYTKDNYKKGILAYQDMALSTGVTNVFEPMIDKRKDYDLRYEAYAELAREGKLKITFTGAYALEPDDDYEEVFEKAKILKSKIDYDKVRLTTLKIFVDGVVEAHTAFLKEEYSDAPGDFGRSLFTQYQLNELVTRAMKEGYVVHTHAIGDAALDYILNAYEYAQNKTGISDRRNAVTHLQVVKKEQIDRMKQLNTVAVINPYWHFKNPIYYGSLEVPFLGQERADREYPAASFIKKGVVTSQASDWPVTVPADTMTSLHLMVNRVEPGSKGMEALNPDERISVEEALMVLTVNGAYESNLETRKGTISAGKDADFVVLDKDVLSIDAPELYKTKICQTYINGKLVFNKGE from the coding sequence ATGGAAGCAGATCTTATTGTGAGAGGGAAAATATTTACGGCAGACAAGTTTCTGCCATTTGCAGAGGCATTTGCAGTAAAGGACGGTAAAATAATATTTGTCGGAAAGCAAAATGAAGTTTCAAGATATTTTGGACATGATACCAAAGTTGTTGACAGCAGGGAAGGAATTGTCATACCAGGAATGACTGACGGTCACGCACATGTTACAAGCACTGCCGATATTGTATTTGGAGTAAACCTTCATGAAGTAGAAACTGCTGAAGAGTATCTGGAAAAAATAGGCCGATTTTATCAAAACAATAGAAACATCGATATAATTTTTGGACAGGGATACCAGAACGGGGCTTTTGACGAGATTGGACCTACAGCGGCCATGCTTGATAAAATTTCAGATGAAATTCCAATAGTAATGGTAAGTGAAGACGAGCATTCCTTTTGGATCAATTCCAAAGTTATGGATATGGCTGGAATAGATGAAGAAACTCCCGAGGTTGATGGTGGAATAATAGTGAGATATCCATATACTGAAAAGCCTACGGGATGGCTGAAAGAGATGGCAGGCAATCTGATACAGGATATTATGCCGGCTTATACTAAAGACAATTATAAAAAGGGTATTTTGGCATATCAGGATATGGCTCTTTCAACAGGAGTAACCAACGTATTTGAACCGATGATTGACAAGAGAAAGGATTATGATTTAAGATATGAAGCTTATGCAGAACTTGCCAGGGAAGGGAAATTGAAAATTACCTTTACAGGAGCATATGCATTGGAGCCGGATGATGATTATGAAGAAGTATTTGAAAAAGCAAAGATTCTTAAAAGTAAAATTGACTATGACAAAGTACGTCTTACAACATTGAAAATATTTGTAGATGGCGTGGTTGAAGCCCATACTGCATTCTTAAAGGAAGAATACAGTGATGCACCGGGAGATTTCGGAAGAAGCCTGTTTACTCAGTATCAACTTAATGAACTGGTAACGAGGGCCATGAAAGAAGGATATGTAGTCCATACACATGCAATAGGAGATGCAGCACTTGATTATATTTTAAATGCATATGAATATGCCCAAAATAAAACTGGAATTTCTGACAGGAGAAATGCAGTTACACATTTACAGGTAGTTAAAAAAGAACAAATAGATCGCATGAAACAGCTGAACACGGTAGCAGTAATAAATCCATACTGGCATTTTAAAAATCCGATCTATTATGGAAGTCTGGAGGTTCCATTTCTTGGACAAGAACGTGCAGACAGGGAATATCCTGCAGCTTCTTTCATAAAGAAAGGTGTTGTTACGAGCCAGGCAAGTGACTGGCCGGTTACTGTTCCCGCAGATACGATGACAAGTCTTCATCTCATGGTAAATCGTGTGGAACCTGGCAGTAAAGGAATGGAAGCACTTAATCCTGACGAGAGAATTTCTGTAGAAGAAGCACTTATGGTGCTCACAGTAAATGGAGCTTATGAAAGCAACCTTGAGACTAGAAAGGGGACAATTTCAGCTGGAAAAGATGCCGATTTTGTTGTTCTGGATAAAGACGTGCTGTCTATTGATGCTCCTGAGCTTTATAAGACAAAAATATGTCAAACATATATAAATGGAAAATTAGTATTCAATAAGGGGGAATAA
- a CDS encoding DMT family transporter, with product MDENMKARGIGYLLICSLIWGSSFAVVKDSLKSLTPMWNLAARFIFASIFMVLFCCKSLRGLSKRNIKDGAILGSILFCAMFFQSEGINRTTAGKSAFITNIYVILIPFTEFLWKGKKLRLKDIVAAVICMSGIGFITLDEGLGIGSGDILCLVCGVIYAFYIIKIDDIPQKVSSEGIHTIQIITCGVFSVMAAFLLEPFPKSIAGKAVLGTFYCGVFELGIGFLFQLKGQKIISPTISGLVMSLESITACIFSYFILGENVSFKMFIGCIMVLISILIPDQSNIKKSEII from the coding sequence ATGGATGAAAACATGAAAGCTAGGGGAATTGGATATTTACTGATTTGCAGTTTGATATGGGGAAGTTCCTTTGCAGTCGTAAAAGATTCTCTAAAATCGTTGACACCAATGTGGAATCTGGCAGCAAGGTTCATATTTGCCTCAATTTTTATGGTTTTGTTTTGTTGTAAAAGTTTAAGGGGACTTTCAAAAAGAAATATAAAAGATGGAGCAATACTAGGGAGTATCCTATTTTGTGCGATGTTTTTTCAAAGTGAAGGAATTAACAGGACAACCGCAGGGAAAAGTGCATTTATTACAAATATATATGTAATACTGATTCCATTTACAGAGTTTCTTTGGAAGGGAAAAAAATTAAGATTGAAGGATATAGTTGCTGCAGTTATCTGTATGTCGGGAATTGGGTTCATTACTTTGGACGAAGGATTGGGCATTGGTTCAGGTGATATATTGTGTCTGGTTTGTGGAGTCATTTATGCATTTTATATTATAAAAATTGATGACATCCCACAAAAAGTGTCATCAGAAGGAATCCATACGATCCAGATTATAACATGTGGTGTTTTTTCAGTTATGGCTGCTTTTTTACTGGAGCCTTTTCCAAAAAGCATAGCTGGAAAAGCTGTATTAGGAACTTTTTACTGTGGAGTATTTGAACTTGGAATAGGCTTTTTATTTCAATTGAAGGGGCAAAAAATTATTTCACCTACAATATCAGGGTTGGTTATGTCATTGGAAAGTATAACAGCATGTATTTTTTCTTATTTTATATTAGGAGAAAATGTTTCTTTTAAGATGTTTATTGGTTGTATCATGGTTTTAATTTCAATTTTGATTCCAGATCAATCGAATATTAAAAAAAGTGAAATAATATAA
- a CDS encoding ABC transporter permease: protein MVLQKKENRESNNRLTVLSMVGPIGIWLFLFLLLPLVYVLAISFATRGQYGGVEWKFSLDSYKQIFNPLYMKVVWKSIVLAFNSSWICLVISYPFAFLVSKVEPKKRAFLLLLIMLPFWVNGLIRLNGWSNILRDSGIINTLLMKSGIISSPVKMLYTDNSVLFGMVYEFFPFMILPLQTSISKIDPTLIEAANDLGAKKVHTFLRVVFPLTLPGIFAGTIQVFIPSLGAFYVADVMGGGNSTYLGNLVQNQFMVARNWCFGAAFSVLLIVFTLVIIKLYSKVGNMDELA from the coding sequence ATGGTTTTACAAAAAAAGGAGAATAGAGAAAGTAATAATAGATTGACAGTTTTATCCATGGTTGGACCTATAGGAATATGGCTTTTTTTATTTCTCTTGCTGCCTCTCGTCTATGTGCTTGCAATAAGCTTTGCAACGCGGGGACAATATGGAGGCGTGGAATGGAAGTTTTCCCTGGACAGCTACAAGCAGATATTTAATCCGTTGTATATGAAAGTAGTATGGAAGTCCATAGTTCTGGCATTTAACAGCAGCTGGATATGTCTTGTCATTTCTTATCCTTTTGCATTTTTAGTAAGCAAGGTGGAACCTAAAAAGAGGGCATTTTTGCTGCTGCTCATCATGCTTCCCTTTTGGGTAAATGGTTTAATAAGGTTAAATGGCTGGTCAAATATATTAAGGGATTCCGGGATAATAAATACCTTGTTGATGAAATCCGGGATAATTTCTTCTCCGGTTAAAATGCTGTATACGGATAACTCCGTATTATTCGGCATGGTATATGAATTTTTCCCATTTATGATTTTGCCGCTTCAAACATCCATTTCAAAAATAGACCCTACTTTGATAGAAGCTGCCAATGACCTTGGGGCAAAAAAGGTGCATACATTCCTTAGAGTTGTCTTTCCTTTGACGCTGCCGGGTATTTTTGCAGGTACAATCCAGGTGTTTATTCCAAGTCTGGGAGCATTTTATGTAGCGGATGTCATGGGTGGAGGAAATTCAACCTATCTTGGAAATTTGGTTCAAAATCAATTTATGGTAGCACGTAACTGGTGTTTTGGTGCAGCATTTTCAGTGTTGTTGATTGTGTTTACTCTGGTGATTATAAAGCTGTATTCCAAAGTTGGAAACATGGATGAACTGGCATAA
- a CDS encoding ABC transporter permease, which yields MKNVRRKEKKKLGFFSYTIMFLVYLFLYLPIIMVVIYSFNVNDSNIVFKGFTLEWYRHLFQGDQLIDYMILTIELAVVSTVISVVLGTLATICMYRYDFRLKKFINNLLYIPIVIPELIIGIASLAAFTLMGFSMGFATLVFAHVTFCVPFVIITLRARIADFDRSIEEAAMDLGANQWRTLKRVTLPMLVPGIVSGAFLSITLSVDDVIISYFVCGAGQITFPIKVYGMVRGKISTDVYALSSLVVFVIVFSYLMYLLVKKVFLRKREA from the coding sequence ATGAAAAATGTTAGACGCAAAGAAAAGAAAAAATTAGGATTTTTCTCCTATACTATTATGTTTTTAGTATACTTGTTTTTATACCTTCCAATTATAATGGTAGTAATTTATTCATTTAATGTAAATGACAGCAATATTGTATTTAAAGGATTTACGTTGGAATGGTACAGGCATTTGTTTCAGGGAGATCAGTTGATAGACTATATGATTTTAACAATAGAACTGGCAGTTGTGAGTACAGTCATTTCAGTTGTTTTAGGTACACTTGCGACAATATGCATGTATCGATATGATTTCAGGTTGAAAAAATTCATCAATAATCTTCTCTACATACCAATTGTAATTCCGGAACTGATAATAGGTATAGCTTCTCTGGCAGCATTTACACTGATGGGTTTCAGCATGGGGTTTGCTACTCTGGTTTTTGCACACGTTACATTTTGTGTGCCATTTGTAATTATTACATTGAGAGCCCGTATTGCCGATTTTGACAGGTCAATTGAAGAGGCGGCAATGGATTTGGGGGCAAATCAGTGGCGTACATTGAAAAGAGTTACTCTTCCTATGCTGGTTCCAGGTATTGTTTCAGGTGCATTTTTGTCAATAACATTATCTGTTGATGATGTTATTATAAGTTATTTTGTCTGTGGAGCCGGACAAATTACATTTCCAATCAAGGTATATGGCATGGTAAGAGGGAAAATATCTACTGACGTGTATGCATTATCTTCACTTGTTGTATTCGTAATTGTATTTTCATATTTAATGTACCTGTTGGTGAAAAAAGTATTTCTCAGAAAAAGGGAGGCCTGA